The Terriglobales bacterium genome segment CGAATACCGCGGGCGCGCCAGCGGCCAAGACTCAGCCGCTCACCCTGCAGGTCGTGGATTTCACGCAGGGAACTCCCTCTCCTAGCCCAGTTGCGATGACGCAGAATGCGGTCTCGCAGCCGGTTACCTTTCAGCTCACGCCTGTTGCGGGTTTCAGTGCGCCGGTTGCGCTCTCGTGCGCTGCGCTGGCCAACGTGAGCTGCTCGTTTTCACCTAATCCAGCTCCAGTCTCAGGAAGTCCGGTTACGGTTACGCTAACGGTGACGACGAATGGCGCCGCGGTGAGCAGTCCCACTTTAACCATACAGTCTGCGGCGACGGTCAACGGTGTGGCGTTGAGCCATTCACAATCGCTGACACTCAACATCTCTGCCGGCGGAACGACCACCGATCTTTCTATATCCAGCCTGATCTCGCAGCCCGATCCGGTGGAAGCCAAGGGACCGATCGCCATTAACGCGACGGCACACAATACCGGCATCAACGCCGGCAGCGTAAATGTAAGCATTTATTTCTCGCAGCCTGTAAAAGTAATTAATGCAACGCTGCCCGGGGGATGCACGGTGAATACCGGGATTGTTACTTGTGCGGTTGGCAATTTGAACGCGGGGAATGACGCGCCCTACACCATCCAGATAGTTCCTGGTCCCGGACGCAATCTGATTATTACTGCGACGGTGAACTCGACTTCCGTCAATGATTCCAATCCGACGAATAATGTGGCGACGGTGACGGCGCACATTCGTCCTAAGCCGCTGGCCCGCCGAGGATTGGTTCCGCGAGTCCCGTAACTTCTTTATTTCCTCGAAAAATGCCATTGCACCAAATTTAGGTAATTGACCTGAGCCCCGCAGGCGAGTAGAGTCTTTCCACTTGGCCGGTTTGGAGTGTTGGCATTGTGCCCTCACCAGCCGGAATGGGCGCGGCGGTAAGAGCCCTCAATTTTCCAGCCCAATCTTGAACCCTCAACCTAATGCAGGAGTTGTACATGCCAATCCAAGAGACCCGATCTATTTCCAAAGCTGAGTGCGCTACGTGTCCAGACTGCGAAAAAATTCTGGTGCTGGGCGCGCTGTCAGCGGAGAGCAAACGGCCATTCGTGCTGGGCCGCACGCGCGGATGGGTCGTCGTTTGCCGGTGCGGCAAGGAATTTCCGGTACGCTCTGCGCAAGTTTTCCAGAATGCTGTGGGCGTTACACCCGTACGAAAGCTAGGGGTCGCGTAATTTCAGGGAAACTTGAAAAACTGAATTTCAATCAAAGTTTTCAAGTTGAACAAGTAATTTGTTTTCAGTCACTTAGGCAATTTCTCGACTAAGGGTTGGCTTTCCCTTGTTCCGGCGGAGAGGATGTTCTACCGGCTAGGGGAACCTAAATTATTAGTACAATATATTGGGATAGGGTCTTGACAGCCACTACATACGGGCGTACATTCGCATTCCACAGGTAAGTTACTTCGGGGTTTTGGATCGGAGCCAAACCGGAGAACTCAGCCGAAAAGTGAACCCCGGTGCTGGCCAGAGGTGACCAGAGCTGGTGGGAAAAGTAAGTGGTCCCGTAAATCCGGGACGTAAGAGCGTATGGCAAGCGGAGCGCAGGAGAAAGCGCCATCCCCGGCGCAAGCCAGACGCGAGGGCGAGCAGCAAAGCTGCCCACCCGTTCGAGAGAACGACCGCGGTGGCCGTCTTCATTCGTTGAGGGTTTAGCCTCAATCGTTATTGAAGATTTGACCAAATGACAAATTGCCCGTCCGGGCCGGAAGCTGACCCGCCGGATAGCAAGAGGCGCCTCATGAGCCGGAATCATCTAATGGACATGGGGTCAGGACCTCTTTTCGCCGGAAGGAAGGTTTATGGAACAGTTGTCGGTTGATATCGCAGCCCAGATCCAGTGGTCGAACTGGTCGCATTGCGAATCCAGCTTCAACCTGGTGCTGGTGCCGCACCATCCCGGTGTGTACGCACTGGCGGAGGAGGTGGCAGCAGAAGCGGAAGGCAGCGGCAAGCGCAAGCTGGCCATCTTTGCCATCCAAGAGACGGGTAATCTGGCCTATGCCACCAGCAGCCTGTTTGCCCTGGGGAATCCCGTGGGCGAGCACATGGTGCACTCGCGCTGTTACGTGCGCTACGCGGTGATCCAGGATGCCGAGCAGCGCCATGCGGTACACGCAGCGTTGCAGACGTGGCTGGAGCACAAGGCGGAGAACACCAAAAGCAGTACTCAGTCCCCGGTACTCAGTACTCAGTTAAAGCCGGATGTTCGCCCTCGCTCAGACGACAAGAGTAGAGGCGGTTACCAGAACAAAAGCGCACCGCGGATTTGAAGACAAAAGTTTTTAGAGGAAGAATTTTTAGACAAGAGCGATCATGAGCCGACCGTTCCGGCGACAGAGCTCCGGTACCCCCGAACCGGAGAAAAAAATTGAGCGGACCAAAATGGAGCTATCAAGATATGACCCCGTTTGCCAATGAAGCTACGAAGAAGGCTGTGACCAGTGCCACTCCCGACGCCGGCCGCCAATCCGAAACCCGTCCATCGGAAAACCAGGCAGAACCTCGTTCTGAAACCCAGGTTCCCAGAGGTATAGGAGTAATAGACAAGAAGAAATTTCCAGGCCTCGCGTTCCGCCGGTTTTTTACGCGGGCGGGGGTCTCGCCCTATGACGAGGTCGAGTGGGAGCTGCGCACAGCGGCCATCACTGACGCGCAGGGCGGAGTGATTTTCGAGCAGAAGAATGTTGAGGTCCCGAAAGACTGGTCCATGACCGCGACCAACATCGTGGCCAGCAAGTACCTCCACGGACAGATCGGTACGCCCGAGCGCGAGAGCGGCGTACGCGCGCTGGTGAGCCGGGTGGCGGAGACCATCCGCGACTGGGGCATGGCCGGCGGATACTTCCGCACCGCCGAAGACGCGGCGATTTTTCACGATGAGCTGGTGCACATCCTGATTCAGCAGAAGGCGGCCTTCAATTCGCCGGTGTGGTTCAACGTGGGCTGCGACCGGCTTGAGCCCAACTCCGACGCCACCAACTGGCACTGGAACCCGCAGCTCGGACGCGTCGAGTTCGGGCGCACGGGCTACAGCTATCCGCAATGCTCGGCCTGCTTCATCAATGCGGTGCAGGATACGCTCGATTCCATCCTGACCCTGGCCAAGACCGAGGGCATGCTCTTCAAGTGGGGATCAGGCACCGGCACCAACCTCTCGCCCTTGCGCTCGTCGAACGAAAAACTGAGCGGCGGCGGGGAAGCTTCCGGGCCGCTGAGCTTCATGAAAGGCTTTGACGCCTTTGCCGGCGTGATCAAATCGGGCGGCAAGACGCGGCGCGCCGCCAAGATGGTGATCCTGAACATTGACCACCCTGATATCGTTGAGTTCATCGAGTGCAAGGCGAAAGAAGAGGCCAAAGCGCACACCTTAGTCGCTGCCGGTTATGACGGCAGCTCGCCCGACGCCGAGGCCTACAGCTCCATCTTTTTCCAGAACGCCAACAACTCAGTGCGCGTGAACGATGACTTCATGCATGCCGTCGAGCGCGATGGCGAATTTTCAACCAAGGCGATCAAAGACGGCCACGTGGTCAAGACCTTCAAGGCGCGCGAGATGCTGCGCAAGATCGCCGAAGCCACCTGGCAGTGCGGCGATCCAGGGATGCAGTACGACACCACGGTCAACCGCTGGCACACCTCAAAGAACACGGCGCGGATCAATGCTTCGAATCCTTGCTCGGAGTACATGTTCCTCGATGATTCCGCCTGCAACCTGGCCAGCCTGAACCTGATGAAGTTTGCGCCTAACGGAACCTTCGATGTTGAGGCCTACCGCTACGCGGTGGATGTGCTGATCACGGCGCAGGAAATTCTGGTAGACAACGCCGGCTACCCGACTGAGATGATCATGCGCAACTCGCATGATTACCGTCCGCTGGGCCTGGGCTACGCCAACCTGGGTGCGCTGCTGATGGCCACGGGGCTGCCGTATGACTCCGACGCCGGCCGCGACTACGCCGGATGCGTCACCGCCATCATGTGCGGCCAGGCTTACCTGCAATCTTCGCGCATTGCCGAGCTCTGCCCCGCGCTCGCCCCGGCGACCAAGCTGGTGCAGGAGCGGCTGGGGGTCTACACTCCGGTGAGCTTCGAAGAGACGCTGCGCTACGTGAACGAGAAGGGCACCGAGCAATCCAAGAGCGACTACGTCCGCAGCCAGATGCCGGGCGGCGCCTGCCCGGGCTGGTATATCAACCGCGAGCCCTTCCTCGATGTCATCCGCATGCACCGGGCGAGCGTGAACAACATCAACCGCGCCAACGTTCCGGCCGCGTTGTATGAAGCCAGCAAGCAGTGCTGGGATGACGCCCTGGCCTCAGGCGAGCGCTTCGGCTACCGCAACTCGCAGGTAACCGTGCTCGCGCCCACCGGGACCATCGGCTTCATGATGGATTGCGACACCACCGGCGTCGAGCCCGACCTGGCCCTGGTGAAATATAAAAAACTCGTCGGCGGCGGCATGATCAAGATCGTGAACAACACTGTGCCCGCGGCGCTGTTCAAGCTGGAATACACCGAAGACCAGGCCAACGCCATCGTCAGCTACATTGACGCCACCGGCACCATCGAAGGCGCGCCCCATATTAAAGACGAGCACCTGGCGGTGTTCGATTGCAGCTTCAAGCCGGCCAAGGGCACGAGGAGCATCCATTACATGGGCCACCTGCGCATGATGGCGGCCACCCAGCCCTTCATCTCCGGCGCAATTTCCAAGACCGCCAACCTGCCCGAGAACGCCACGGTCGAAGACATCATGGAAGCTTACATCCAGTCGTGGCGCCTGGGGATCAAGGCCGTGGCCATCTACCGCGATGGCTGCAAGAAGTCGCAGCCCCTCTCGGCGGCCGGAACGGCAACGGCGAAATCAACCAATCTGGCAC includes the following:
- a CDS encoding vitamin B12-dependent ribonucleotide reductase; the protein is MTPFANEATKKAVTSATPDAGRQSETRPSENQAEPRSETQVPRGIGVIDKKKFPGLAFRRFFTRAGVSPYDEVEWELRTAAITDAQGGVIFEQKNVEVPKDWSMTATNIVASKYLHGQIGTPERESGVRALVSRVAETIRDWGMAGGYFRTAEDAAIFHDELVHILIQQKAAFNSPVWFNVGCDRLEPNSDATNWHWNPQLGRVEFGRTGYSYPQCSACFINAVQDTLDSILTLAKTEGMLFKWGSGTGTNLSPLRSSNEKLSGGGEASGPLSFMKGFDAFAGVIKSGGKTRRAAKMVILNIDHPDIVEFIECKAKEEAKAHTLVAAGYDGSSPDAEAYSSIFFQNANNSVRVNDDFMHAVERDGEFSTKAIKDGHVVKTFKAREMLRKIAEATWQCGDPGMQYDTTVNRWHTSKNTARINASNPCSEYMFLDDSACNLASLNLMKFAPNGTFDVEAYRYAVDVLITAQEILVDNAGYPTEMIMRNSHDYRPLGLGYANLGALLMATGLPYDSDAGRDYAGCVTAIMCGQAYLQSSRIAELCPALAPATKLVQERLGVYTPVSFEETLRYVNEKGTEQSKSDYVRSQMPGGACPGWYINREPFLDVIRMHRASVNNINRANVPAALYEASKQCWDDALASGERFGYRNSQVTVLAPTGTIGFMMDCDTTGVEPDLALVKYKKLVGGGMIKIVNNTVPAALFKLEYTEDQANAIVSYIDATGTIEGAPHIKDEHLAVFDCSFKPAKGTRSIHYMGHLRMMAATQPFISGAISKTANLPENATVEDIMEAYIQSWRLGIKAVAIYRDGCKKSQPLSAAGTATAKSTNLAQTSSTVGLAGVAQPSSAMEALEQNLDAPPRAVRHRLPEERLSITHKFEVGGHEGYLTVGMYKNGEPGEIFIRMAKEGSTVSGLMDSFATAASLALQHGVPLKMLCEKFAHTRFEPSGWSKNPDIGFAKSIMDYIFRWLHMRFLTGQQQSLFDGLRPAVGPMLPDKNEASAAGASPTAGDYLPPSVSGASYHASDMLKGIVDMGDAPSCHTCGAIMTRNGSCYRCMSCGSTSGCS